The following is a genomic window from Episyrphus balteatus chromosome 1, idEpiBalt1.1, whole genome shotgun sequence.
tttatttaacttaatttgttttaatttgtaattttatactatgtttttttttttgttagaacttTTCTTTTGTAATGTCGAACTTGTGCCTGAGAAGTGAACGGAGATGAATGACAAAATTGAATGATGAATTTGAAGGAAGGGCAGCCATTTTCCAGCATAAAAAAACTTGACGATGTTTGGTGATGCCAAGATTTGGTGATGCCAAATAtcgttttttaagatttaaagtTGAGAATGCTTTGAAAtccattctaaaaaaaaaattttcagtttttccaATTGTACCCAAGCGGGTACACCTAACTTTACGCTTACTTACCTAGTCCAAAAATAAACGAACTCTTGATTTTtcactaatatttgaatttattataaattcttGTACTACCTATTTCCAACAAAAATACAGAGAAAATTCAtaaaacgaatatttttttattgcaaaatatagACCAACGACCAACCTCCAAAAACCCGAGAAAATCGTAATCGCACGTGATGCGGAGCAATACATAAGACAACCGTTTTATAAACTGCACGCCTACTTGTTGAAAACTTgtcaacgaacaaaaaaaaaaaacaaatttcaacaaaacaaatttgaagGAAGCCAACGGTAAAAcgataattttgttaaattttttgtccCATACGTGCATTGTAGGTATACGAATACTATTGTAATATTTACCAATACCGTTGTAATTCATTCGTTAATGGTACAGCTCCAATAGTATATTGTACAAATGAAGAATGATATTGTAATATTTACCAGTACTCTTGTGATCCATTCGTTAAAAAGGCACACCTCCATTATTTGTGTATTGTTCGGATATTATTAGAGAGCTTACCCTAAATTAATAATGTTCCTTATCGTTTCCTTGAATATTCattatatgaaattaaagaTGCCGCGAACtattcggccactattcggtattcggcctatttttctggtattcggtattcggccgaatagttaaactattcggccgaataccaaatggagaagaaaaaagacataaattattataccaaaatgtgtattttattaaaaaaactttaattttagtacttataatctactaaggcaagttgtggtgaatgaaaactactcgttccgcatttgttgtgtagtaaacgattacgtttatcttcgtagactattcctgcttcgaaaaatagtcttttactgtaaacacttgtcccaggagaggaaaggtagactttagcaaatgttttcaaaattggaaattttgtagtgtgttgaccaccacttgtatgggtccgctgttcgatcttggcgaacagtccTCATATCAGTGTTGCcatgaaaatgtgaaaatgaaatgacgaaaaaaaaactgcaatgcagacttttttttaaatttgggacACTCAATTTGAAAGTTTGCGAACAGGTGTCAGCAAAATTAATAACGAGAATATTTTTCCTCGctcaaattgttaaattttcatAATAGTTGTATTGTTATCCATTTTCCTctataaagcctggtacgctgttcgcgctaaattttagcggaGATAAaactcccatacaagttatcgatagtttgtatgggatccattttagttcggctaaaaattttcgataatttgtatgggagctaaaatttagcgcgagcagcgtaccaggcttaaaactAAAATCGTACTGaatttttgttacaatttgCATTTGAGAAAATGACATgtaaaaacaagaaagaaaattaTACAACGTTATGAACAAACTCCAGCTGATTTGAAAACTATAgttaaataatagaaaaaattgataattttgtcaaaataaatgATGTCTTAATTCATCCTAGGCTTTACTTTAAACGTTAAGTTTCAGTTGCAGATTTATGGTTCTTAAAAGTCTGGGAATAGGTtgaaaatctgcaaaatgcagATAAATCTGCACTATTGGCAACACTGCCTCATATGtaattcgattttagatgtctacctttgcagtagtaggtagtgtgttcagacatttatcttaaaagtagttcagttattcatcgttacaatacgatgttgttgggaattttttaaggcacatctattcttgagacaaagtataaaatttttgaaactaccAACGATTTTTTCTGATTatccttggccgaatattcggcggccgaatattcggtattcggcagaggagcgtggccgaatattcggtattcggccaaatcaatgttcgcggcatctctatatgaaataataacaaaaggaATTGTAGTTTTAAAACAACTATAATTTGTTTGTAaggttaaaaatattctttacattttttttattcactaaaAACACAGTAATTTAAGTagtaattataaatattaatataTCGTCGCgcgagagttgttttgtcgtaaacgccaattttggaattttgggaaatcgcattttaaggtttgagcttctataaaaaataaaccggccgatagaattttttcaatttttaatagaatattttgtgcgatattttcttcttatttatgttgtcaaaacTGCCACATCTGGTTTggtttttcaaattataaaggtTTTCacccaaaatcagtttgtcgtaaacgccaccaaaatcaacttttttttccatcccatacacgtacgacaaagtagaTGCACGTATGACACTCCAATATACTAAGACacaattaaaaaagtaaattttcaattttcttagttcgtttttgtttattaattaaacattacaaaaatagtttcttattacatagaagtagtattggtttgacttagaggcttaattattaaaataaatagatttaaaaaaaattaaaattaaaaaaattaaaaaaaatattttttttaacatgactataaaacatgaaaaaaataaacaaagaccataaataaaagcaaaattaaataaatatcaaatttaagaatttattctaatttgatgaatattgaTGCGCTTTTATATTCCACTTCTGTAATATATGTATTTGATAAATTTAACTTTACCGAATGGAATAGAAGAGAAGTTAAACTTTAGCAGAGAATACTTTGAAGTCtctaggtaggtaggtagagatggcggtcaaggcaaaccatgtttgattgacccaattagcgcaggatgcgccgttttgataccaaaacttatgaaacctgtgagtgataattggatttatttgaaatacattttttaattggttttttaaaaaagggaaaaacaagtgttaggcagtcctaaatccactttgttgcatttaggaacgagatcaagtctttgatctttgattctgagatgttatctatgacattaaagaattcgctccccagagagagtgctctattcctagcaagggcgggacattgacataggaaatggtagaccgtttctttttcttgctggtccaagcagctgcgacagtaggtattgtgcggtatacccaactttgctgcatgttcccctatcggccaatgtcctgtacacaccgcaacgattctgctaatatcttttctgggtctagagattaggtcatatgttttggatttattataggtgggccagatttttctggatatgacgcagctagtcaagttgtgccacctattgttagcttttgttaggtattttaagaagatatcgcccttcatgactcctatgggaatgttgactatttctgctagtgactcatgaagggctgatccttgcctggccagttcatccgccttttcattgccttcaaaaccactgtgacctgggatccagatgagagtgattgtgaggctttcactcagcaatgagagttcctctctgcactgctgaaccaatttggaggatgtcgtgaccgaagcaattgcttttatagctgcctgactatctgttagtatagctatattttggttttgatttggatatactctaagtaatttgcaagcttctttaattgccagcaattccgcttggaatacacttgcaaagtttggtagtcgaaaggattttgagatattgagggattcatagtagacacccgaaccgaccccacagtccatttttgagccatcagtgaaaatgcaggtgtcgaggcctctcgtcacaatgccctcttcccagtctgatctcgacgggaagctgaccctgcaattcattacagtattcaaaataggggtgcagtagtccgtgggtgtcagaagcatatccgatggtattaaatttgttgtgtcactgtgaccaaaagattttgccttccaactacctgtttcttttagccttaaaacgctacaagagacctggtatttgatatgaaggtctatgggtaagaggtgcaagagaacgtttagagcctccgtggggcacgaccggagggctccagtcgtccctacgcttgctgttctctggattttcttaagtttgttgatgttatAAGCTTTACTGAGTGCAGGCCACCAAACAATGGCGCCGTAGGTAAGAATGGGTCGTACAACCGCTgtgtaagtccatagaatcatttttgatttaagaccccattttttcccaaaggttttactgcaggcatagaaagcaatgctcgcttttctaacccgctcttctatattaagcttccagctcagtttagtgtccaaaattacacctaaatatttggcgctagaagaaagtgttaagatttggccgttgagctgaggtagagggaagacagggattttggttttagttgtaaaaagcatcagttccgttttactttgattaactcCTAGGCCACAGCTTGTAGCCCAGTTGCTAGCTTTTCTCAAAGCCGTGTCAGTCATTTCACTGATCACAGGTAAAAACTTTCCTGATACAAGTACAACCAGATCATCCGCATATGCCACTGCCTTCACTCCACTTCTCTCAAGCTTCACGAGGATATTGTTCATGACAAGGAGCCATAACAGTGGGGAAAGAACGCCACCCTGAGGCGTACCCCTATTAACGCATTTAAAACAGTTAGAATTTCCTAAGCTTGCTTGAATTCTTCTCTCTTTTAGCATTGAAATAATCCAACTTCTGATATAGTCTTCTACTTCAAAAGTCACTAGGGCTTCGAGAATAGATTCGGTTAGGACATTGTTAAAAGCTCCCTCTACATCCAAGAAGGTAgctagggtatattctttaaagtGTAACGAGTTCTCAATTGTTCGAACGACTTCATGGAGGGCTGTTTCCGTAGATTTGCCCCTCATATAAGCGTGCTGCGAACTGGCTAGAGGAcatcttttaaaaatgtctctaaTATGAGTTTCTAAGATTCGTTCTAAGGATTTAAGTAAGAAAGATGTTAAACTTATTGGCCGGAAATCCTTCGCGGATTCATGTCCTCTTTTGCCCACTTTGGGTATGAAAACCACGCTAACTTGTCTCCAAGACTTGGGCACATGATTAAGAAGAAGGCagcctttaaagattttttcaagccaTGGAACTGCTATCTCTTGCTGATTTTGCAGCATAATGGGCAGAATACCATCAGGGCCTGGGGATTTGTACGGAGAGAAAGTGTTAATAGCCCAAgctatattttcttttgttatcagGAGGTTTACTTGCTCAGTCGTAACTGATAGCAAAGTGGGATTTATGTTCACTTCAGAGGTGCTATCAACGCACCCCGGAAAATGAGTAGTCATTAATAATTCTAAGGATTCAGCTGGAGATATTGTCCAGGATCCGTCAGACTTTTTAAGAAACGAGGGATTTGAGTGTTCCCTCGATAAAACCTTGCTAAGCCTGGCAGAATCCTTAATATCTTCTATGGAGTGACAGTATTCCTCCCAGCTTTCCTTTTTGGCTGATGCTATGCTACGCTTGTAGACTCTTAAGCAATCTTTATAGGGTTCATAGAATTTGTGTTTATGGCAGATGTTGAAGATTGTTCTAGTCATTTTCCTCAGATTAGACAGGTCTTCGTTCCACCAAGGGGGAAATATTTTGCTACTATGTCTCACCGGACAAGAGACTTTAAAGGCAGTGATCATTGCTCGTTCAAAGGTCATTACCTTTGATTCGAGCTCATCCACCGAATCTGTATTTATATTGGGTATATTGCGTAACTTTGCACTAAAAACTTGACCGAAATTCTTCCAGTCAGTTCTTTTGGGATTTCTATAAGGGGGTGGGATTTTGGTTTCAAACTTAAGTTGGAACAGAATCCAACTATGGTCTGAAAAGGATTTTAAAGGGGATACTCTCCAATTTTCAACCTGCAAATTGAAGTTGCTATTTGTAATAGTGATGTCTAGTACATCCTCCCATCCTTCATAGTTCCTTGAACTAGGAAACGTGAATGTTGGAGTAGTACCTCTATTGCAAAGAGTTAGGTTATTTTCAATGATATAATCAAATAAAGACTCACCTCGTTCATTGATCTCAGAACTACCCCAAAGAGTATGACGTGCATTTGCGTCACACCCGATGAGTAGGCTTGTCTTCATTGTACTGGCTTGAGTTGTCAGCCTACGTACTTCCTCCGGCGGTGACTGCTGGTCATGTGCCATGTACGCAGATGCCAAAAGTAGTCCATCAGTATTTGAACCCTCTAATTTGACAACGGTCAAATCAGAGGTGCTAAGATTGGgacacaaaaaagcttttaagtgttttttagctAAAATACATGTTCTTGGCTTACCTTGGCTCGAACTGACGGGCTTGTAAAAAAGGTCATATTGGCTGTCTTGGAGACCTCTCACTCGGAGGCCATTAATCCAGGGCTCTTGTATGATGCCCACATCAAAGTTTTCCTCCCTTAGAAAAACTCTCAGGTTATCTGAAGCACATTTAGAGTGCTTCAGATTAACCTGAACGACGTGcagcatgtttttaatttatatcggATTCTGCATCGTCAATTACCAGCCTCTCGCCGGAGAACCCTGCCTCTTTGGGGGTATCGTCATCCTCGACGATATCCTCAACTAGGTTAGGGTCCGCTTCCTGACTTTGCAGAATCTTTATTTTGGCATTCCTAATGCCAAAGCGGAGTTTAAAGTCGGCTTTTTCGAGAGCCCCACGACTAACCTCGCAGATCCTCAGAAGGTAAGACGCACTGTTCTTTTGCGGCTCTTCAGTCTTAATGACTGCCCAGTCATGCATCGGAATCAGCGGGTTTAACCTCTGAAGACTGCGGATCAGCTCCGTTCCACTTGGCTTGATACTCATGAGGGGCAGCCAAATGCGAGCCAGTGGTTGTTTAGGAATCTCCTTAGCTGGGATAAGCTTGAGCTTCAAACCATCCCATTTAGTGCTGATCTCATCAACACTTTTACTAAGGAAATCCCTAGAAAACCCATCCTCGCACTTAATTACCCTGTATCCCCTGAGCATCTCACCAGAGTCGAAACTAGGGTAGGGACCCTCATTTGCCGATAGGGTGTAGAGGAAGACCATCTCAGAGAGTTTGGCCTCGATGGAGTTCCACACTGACATCAGACCTTTGTTGTCAGTGGAGAGCTCATCTACAATCGCCACTTGAAGATCGTCCCTGACGATCTCACTTAAAGTGCGCGATTGCGCCGCTCCCTGAGGTGGCCCTTTCTTTTTGGTGCCGCCGGTTTTAGCTTTCTTTTGAGGAGGGTTACCCTCCTCAAGAGATCTATTTCTCTTGGCGGTCTTTTCGGGATGAACAAAAAGATTGTTGTActcttcaacaattttttcgtaCCTGATTTTATCAGCGGCATCTTTTTCGTGTGGAGTTCCAGCTTCCTTATTTTTAGCAATCTTGCTAAGAAAGAAGGTAGCCCTCTTGAAGTCCACTCTACGATGCAAACTCgctgttttgaggtttttgtcGGTAGCACTGCTACCCGACGGATTTGTTTGGGCTTTATATGGTCGAGGCACAGAGGTACTACTTGTACTAGCTGTGCTTCCGGGGTGTGGAGGTTGCTTAGGAGCGCTAGCACTTCTAGCAGTCTCCGAGCTATCCACAATGGTCTCTTGGCTCGATGCCAAGAGTTCATCCTCCAATTCGGATGTTGTTACGTCTGTCTTGTCTTCGtccattttaaaaagatttgaaaataaattaaggtcccACGAGTAGGTCGGAAAGAAAAGGTCAACCCCGGCAGAGCCGATTACCGGGGCAAGGCAAAAATTATGACGGATCCTGCCAAGGCATCCGAAAGAGCTCGTTCACGACTGGTTTATCCCCCAGCCTTCCATTTCTTCGGCACGGATTATGTGCACGCTCACCCCACCACTGAAAATTAGGAACCTTGTATCGATGGTAAAATTGCATTTCTGATTATTTAACTATTGAGGAGTTAAGAACAATACAGCTATGCAACCTGACCTTAGCTGATCACCATCTTGCCAAAAACGTACAAGATAAAACTGTGGTGATCATTACCGCCCGGCACCCACTAGGAGGGTTTGATACACGGATTTTTGCCGAGCTTGAAGTCTCTAGGcagcatttaaattaattttaatttaacgtttttaaaattcatattatTTTTGAGATGTCACAAGAGAGAAAGCTGACTAAATACTTCTAAGTGCCAAAAGTACTTGTCGATGGAGCTGTGGACGCAGTCTATTTCTTGAATCAAGGAATGTCCAGGATCCAGGTTccgaaaatttttgtgttattgtttttagagacattttatattgcaaaaaagaaatcaaagcaGTAGACAtcactttgtttttgttctggGGGACACAGGAACCACTCCAAAGAGTCAAAGTTTTAATGAAAGGGTTGTCGGAGAATATTTgacccaaaatttaaaaaatggaactAGCAATAAACAAAGTGTTGCTGTCATATTATATACATTTAATTTTCGTTACTCTCTCTGCCTTCATCGATGCCTTTTCAATTTTGTGATTGTTGAACTCACTCTTTTGATAAATACTTGGGTTTGTGTTTGCCTTGAAAATCTAACAGCAGTTGCACTGATCCTTTTTTGGcttataaaagttaaaattgttATTGAATTTCCGTCAGTAAATATGTTGTTTGACGGGATTATATGAAGATTCCTTGTAGAGCcctatattttatttacttatatttAAGTGGCTTTCAAAATACTTCCTGCTTGTACTAGCCCTGCAATAGTGCGAGTCTATTATAGGAAAGCTTGCTATAATGGTCCCAAACGCCTTTATTtcgatagaagatcaacaagtgtacatatttatagGGCACACCCACTTCCATATTGTGTCCGATCGGTACTTTCGACCGAGGATGAGGTCTAGTATCTATAGCGGCAGGAACAAACAACAAGAAccataacaaaattaaatacaacatttgagatgtctctgaaatgcacttttttcttcctttcttATAAATTGCACCTCTAACTTCAAATAGCGCAGAGCTTAATGCAGCCCATTGTTTTTAGATTCGTTGTCCttatagcacatgaagtccttattttcaataaatacttttctagttTATATTCTCTTTGGGACATAAGCCTACATagacaaaacaattttaaaatttcgttcgaaattttctaccgtatctgttttgtacgacgtacgacaaaccagcactgaagaaaaaaaagctgaaaaatacatagaatttttgtcgtaaacgccaaaagttggcgcttacgacaaaccaaacctaatccgatgcttattttgtggatatacgacaaaatgcatactaattatctcagtaacggtaaacgataaaacaaatctgataacagaaatgaaaagagaacgttctaaaacaaataactgcatatccagtttaaaaaagtgcattttggcgtttacgacaaaacaactctcgggcgacgataTGTTAATTATAGATGTAATATTCAATtctaggtaaaaaaaattattacaattatatatttttaataattaagtaaaaaacattCTCGATGCATTTAATTCAAACATAATTATATGTTTATAATTATCAACAAAAAGGTCATCACCATCAAGATATTACTTTAATTCAAACATTTATAATAGAGGAGCGTCCAGGAGATCCGCTGAAGGTGTCACTGACAGATAATGCTACTTTATTTCCCGTCTTTTCGTAGTATATCACTCTAGCTTATTTTAAAAGGCAACTTTGaccttataagtttttttttgaatccagcTTGTAGTCGCACACGGTCCAGTCTTTTCCGATTTTTCTTACGGTTCCAATATTTTGAAGAACGTTGTAATATTCTTCAAGAGAAAAGATGACTTCTTTCTTCCTATATTCCTTTTCCACTCGTCCAAACACACGATCTGGTGGCATGTAGCTGTGACCTGTTATTGGAAAATAgtggtttatatttttgaacattttttccAGAAAAGAGCATAGTGCAATCATCAAAatcgtgtttttattttgagaagCACAAGAGTCAGAAAAAAGACGTAGTTTTTTTGGCTTTGGCCCAGATTGAGTCTTCAGGCTTCCTTCAAGCTTTTTTAAGTATAGTCCACAACGATGGATGCTACTTCGTTTGCTCCTCTTGGGCCATCCGTCTCCAGCCAAGTATAAAACGTTACGTTTTCTTTATCTTGGCTTTCCATGTGGTTGACGATTCCCATGTTGTAAAGCCACACTTGTCTTGTCTTTGCACGTTGATATCTGGACATCATACTCTTTTCATGCCGAACATGTGTTCGTGTGCAGATTAAATTCCgagtaaaaaatctttttatatttgGATAGACTGCACTTTTGTTTTCCAGTTTTCTCTTGTTCcgatacaaaaatattgaacatttttttgagaGTCAGCTCTGGTGGAAGATAGcttcttttggatttttttctggaataATGACTTTCGCGGCAGTAGAAAGATGAAATGTGAGTTCTAACAGCAGTTGTTATTTCAGAATCAACGGGTTTAGCCCTGTTTCCTCCTCGTCGCTCTCTTGGGATGCCCATTTCATGcccatataataataattgcttTCCAACCACAGGCAAACTTTGTGGAGTTTTGCAAAAACGAGccattttgttgagttttggaaaaacctccaataattttgttgagttttgcaaaaacctccagtaattttgttgagttttgaaaaaacgctcgattttaaatatttttttaaattaaaactgttcacttttttaacatttttattttgtcatcttGTGCGCCTGGTCGTGCCAAAAATTTCGATACCAATAactcattttcgcaaaaaatgcaGCTGAAGAAGATCTTGTAGATATAGACGATGTCGCGGTTCCGACCGATCCAGATGCCTTATGAGGCCTGTAAAGGAATATGTAGTCTTTCAGGGacgaatgacaaaaaaaaaaccagcaccACTCCTccaaaaacaagaagaaaataaGTTCGGCACTACCATGAACGAAATAAATgaatatttgaaagaaattttcaaataaacggACTTTGAACTCGCGAAAAATACTTGCCAATACTTGCACTCTCCTGCACTAAAATCAGGTGTGATTTAAAGAAGGCAACATAACATTATTGTTAAAATTACTTTCCATAAAGTGTAATACCTACAACAATGgcagagaaaagaaaaattaattatttttcgtttaTTAGAGACCATGTATAATATATTTCGAAAAATGTTTGGATCTTATTGAACGTCACTGTCATCATGAATATGGTTCGCTCAAGGATACTTTTTTTGGTTGGTTGGAATTCAACTTGTCCATTTTAACAGCTTAATTTACAGGATTTAGAAATTCCCCTGAAAATTTAATAGGTTTAGGCACAGTAATGAAAGGATCTTTCAATGAAGTTAAAACACATCacacctaacctaacctaggtTATACTTGTCATTCAGTCAATCTGTGCACAAAAGCAGCAGTTTTTAATTTAGTGCCATTGCGCACATAAAATGCTAAATACCTGTCCTACTCAGTGGCTGTCAGTTCAGGGAGCTGAAAAACGGGCCTTAAAGCAATGGACGGCTTTGCAGGTTtgcaatattatattttaatattgtctTCCGAAGAAAAACagaaatatattgaaaacatAATAGAAAAACAGAATGATGagaataaattgtatttattttttatgtattaCATTCTGATTATGCGAGTGTTCACCAAGAGGTGAACTAAATTATAAATGGAAACACTTCTCTAACAAAGTCTCTAGATAGATTTTCTGCCAGAAGCAACAAAGGTGCAACGTACTCTTGCGTCGCGCCCcagtttgaaaaaagaaatagcTTTTTTTGGTAGCGTCCTATGAAGAAGGCATGACCGTTAAAGATGCGACACGTAGCACGAAAATTATTGAGAACACAGCTAAAACTATAATAAGAACTCACAAACGAAATGGTGAACTTCCCAAAGATAAAC
Proteins encoded in this region:
- the LOC129910541 gene encoding uncharacterized protein LOC129910541: MDEDKTDVTTSELEDELLASSQETIVDSSETARSASAPKQPPHPGSTASTSSTSVPRPYKAQTNPSGSSATDKNLKTASLHRRVDFKRATFFLSKIAKNKEAGTPHEKDAADKIRYEKIVEEYNNLFVHPEKTAKRNRSLEEGNPPQKKAKTGGTKKKGPPQGAAQSRTLSEIVRDDLQVAIVDELSTDNKGLMSVWNSIEAKLSEMVFLYTLSANEGPYPSFDSGEMLRGYRVIKCEDGFSRDFLSKSVDEISTKWDGLKLKLIPAKEIPKQPLARIWLPLMSIKPSGTELIRSLQRLNPLIPMHDWAVIKTEEPQKNSASYLLRICEVSRGALEKADFKLRFGIRNAKIKILQSQEADPNLVEDIVEDDDTPKEAGFSGERLVIDDAESDIN